Proteins encoded together in one Lachnospiraceae bacterium JLR.KK008 window:
- a CDS encoding SPASM domain-containing protein, with translation MKEYVRWIKENYPHIDIVIGTNGVAFDEDWLALTEKYHLLINYSLNAVKQETYDQILVSGDAKEIFGKINDHFHALLEIHNRSERPVVNEVSMVVTEDTASDVEAFIIKALAAGVNPMIRFNVEKEIEMSPQFMEADRVAIKLKYFCEDYITVTPWHNPNYETQDALIGEMRKDPVLREEKETFLLTHAKKKSSGPAVTYIDYMPEGASCCPVIDRGLSVGFDGTVVPCYNLPNYVLGNIYYDTVEEILTGERLRTIRQEIHCGDYQYCFDRCPLNQNPDSGYKNREVKFHPLYERYFAEGNYAGALKEYEKIWDTPLCNARQKYEMAYCLHVTGTDYIRAERLYAQAFTEGFDEFWVKYNRCDLYIRMERIEAARNDIHDACKLAPDHAGARELFQRLSEQTEETQEGGRYER, from the coding sequence ATGAAAGAATATGTGCGGTGGATCAAGGAGAACTATCCGCATATTGACATTGTAATTGGGACCAATGGAGTGGCGTTTGATGAGGACTGGCTGGCGCTGACAGAAAAGTATCACCTGCTCATCAACTACAGCCTGAATGCAGTGAAGCAGGAGACGTATGATCAGATTCTTGTCTCCGGCGATGCCAAAGAGATTTTTGGAAAAATCAACGATCACTTTCACGCGTTGCTTGAGATTCATAATCGTTCTGAGAGGCCGGTTGTCAATGAGGTGAGCATGGTCGTGACGGAAGATACCGCGTCCGATGTGGAGGCATTTATCATCAAGGCGTTGGCTGCAGGAGTGAATCCGATGATCCGTTTCAATGTGGAGAAGGAAATTGAGATGTCGCCGCAGTTTATGGAGGCGGACAGAGTGGCGATCAAGCTGAAGTATTTTTGTGAAGATTATATCACCGTCACACCCTGGCATAATCCGAACTATGAGACGCAGGATGCACTGATCGGGGAGATGAGAAAAGATCCTGTTCTGAGAGAGGAAAAAGAAACATTTTTGCTGACACATGCGAAGAAGAAATCTTCCGGGCCTGCCGTCACTTATATTGATTATATGCCGGAGGGTGCCTCCTGCTGTCCGGTTATTGACAGAGGGCTGTCGGTAGGATTCGACGGAACGGTTGTCCCCTGCTATAATCTGCCCAATTATGTTTTGGGGAATATCTATTATGACACAGTGGAGGAGATTTTGACAGGAGAGCGGCTGCGGACGATCCGGCAGGAGATTCATTGCGGAGATTATCAGTATTGCTTTGACAGGTGTCCGCTCAATCAAAATCCTGACAGCGGCTATAAAAACAGAGAAGTAAAGTTTCACCCTCTGTATGAGCGGTATTTTGCGGAAGGCAATTACGCCGGCGCGCTGAAAGAATATGAAAAAATATGGGACACGCCGCTTTGCAACGCCAGACAGAAATATGAGATGGCCTATTGTCTGCATGTGACCGGAACCGATTACATAAGAGCAGAGCGGCTCTATGCGCAGGCATTCACAGAAGGGTTTGACGAGTTTTGGGTGAAATATAATCGCTGCGATCTCTATATCCGCATGGAAAGGATTGAAGCGGCCAGAAACGACATTCACGACGCTTGTAAGCTCGCACCGGATCATGCCGGTGCAAGAGAACTGTTTCAGAGGTTGTCAGAGCAGACAGAGGAAACACAAGAGGGAGGACGTTATGAGCGATAA
- a CDS encoding radical SAM protein: MSDNNRKYYGQISLSLMCNLRHKFCFQTAFSTSRLRDDILYEKLLPLYPQIGALRILGGEPTVIPGIREYLLFLRKNNPQMEIEIITNGVLLDESWVDFLIENKISMQMSVNGISPDTFRKIMLTGNPEKLRKHIYKNLAYAVEQQRRHEDVVLINCISMVVNDDTKDDLDDFMCYALENGLNVTLQFPNSNSMEITEEYEKIAEKILLIQYYCADFIQVVAYSIPDFVKERVSGEIGRGIHAQDKASFLEKAEKRKSLSTMKMFLYCHGFDYQGCCEMPTYGFCIQADGSVYPCNNTMSYPLGNLYFDNLDEIMSGSKRRTLQKQLHENNYQYCYSRCNHNPYPETSDDRSCIAYEFPYKKAFLAGDYGAALQLYEAVKDTSLYGSAEMYEHAYCLHVTNTDLEQAVTLYSKALKAGFDAFWVRYNRADACLRMGKEQEAREDIRAAYALNPQHKGIQEMYEKMIG; encoded by the coding sequence ATGAGCGATAATAACAGAAAATATTACGGCCAGATTTCACTGTCGTTGATGTGTAATCTAAGGCATAAGTTCTGTTTCCAGACAGCATTTTCCACGAGCCGGCTTAGGGATGACATCTTGTATGAAAAGCTGCTCCCTCTGTATCCGCAGATTGGGGCATTACGCATATTGGGGGGGGAACCGACCGTAATTCCAGGAATCAGAGAATACCTGTTATTTCTGAGAAAAAACAATCCACAGATGGAGATCGAGATCATCACAAACGGGGTACTTCTTGATGAAAGCTGGGTTGACTTTCTGATCGAAAATAAAATCAGTATGCAGATGAGTGTCAATGGTATCTCGCCGGACACATTCCGAAAGATCATGCTGACCGGGAACCCGGAAAAACTGCGGAAACATATTTATAAAAATCTTGCATATGCGGTTGAGCAGCAAAGACGCCATGAGGATGTCGTGCTCATCAACTGTATCAGTATGGTCGTCAACGATGACACGAAGGACGATCTCGACGACTTTATGTGCTATGCACTGGAAAATGGTCTGAATGTAACGCTGCAGTTTCCCAATTCCAACAGTATGGAGATCACGGAGGAATACGAAAAGATCGCAGAGAAAATATTGCTGATTCAATATTACTGTGCTGACTTTATTCAGGTAGTGGCTTACAGCATACCGGATTTTGTGAAAGAACGGGTATCCGGGGAGATCGGAAGGGGAATCCATGCGCAGGATAAGGCAAGTTTTCTGGAAAAAGCAGAAAAACGAAAATCGCTGTCAACTATGAAAATGTTTCTCTATTGTCATGGGTTTGACTATCAGGGCTGCTGTGAAATGCCGACTTACGGGTTTTGCATTCAGGCAGATGGGTCGGTCTATCCGTGCAATAATACGATGAGTTATCCGTTGGGTAATCTGTATTTCGACAATCTGGATGAGATCATGAGCGGCAGCAAACGCCGGACCCTGCAGAAGCAATTACATGAGAACAATTATCAATACTGCTATTCCAGATGCAATCATAATCCATACCCGGAAACCTCGGATGACAGATCGTGTATCGCCTATGAATTCCCCTATAAGAAAGCCTTTCTCGCGGGCGATTATGGCGCAGCATTACAACTGTATGAAGCGGTTAAAGATACGAGTCTTTATGGAAGCGCAGAGATGTATGAACATGCCTATTGCCTGCATGTGACTAATACGGACCTGGAACAGGCGGTCACTTTATATTCAAAGGCGTTGAAAGCCGGCTTTGATGCGTTCTGGGTCAGGTATAACCGGGCGGATGCCTGTCTGCGAATGGGGAAAGAGCAGGAAGCCAGAGAAGACATTCGGGCGGCCTATGCGCTGAATCCGCAGCATAAAGGGATTCAGGAGATGTATGAAAAGATGATCGGTTAA
- a CDS encoding radical SAM/SPASM domain-containing protein — protein sequence MELYYNLGISVGLACNMRHNFCYQSSFHHARISDEILYDKLADFYGRSNYISVLGGELTVIEGMKEYLRYLRSRNDRAIISIVTNGSRFDEEWLRLCIDHRISVNFSLDASSEEAYGKLMASGSNPYKSVKANYDRALQAYHEEGFLLNCISMVVTDDSVDDMIPFVKGAVSDGVNCQILFTNNACVETTDRVREAVYRAVKLKKFCEDYIDIRVLNLSDDYTVNSLFNMADLAVSPLLEQEKQEFLSEIEPKRKQRAYDEWSYFGVNDALSMCTLPWNGIYVMHNGDVMPCCCMSHYICGNLYQQSMEEILDSEYFHKIREAVEKQDYSYCWSRCRLTMRPANLCIAGGFWEDAQKLFECGNYAGYVDWAESLSAPDRLDAKMTYWLAFACHMQNYLEKAVSYYTSALEKGFDPFWVKYNRADVYLRLGGVFLDQAREDIRAAYALNPQHEGIQEMYETWIE from the coding sequence ATGGAATTGTATTATAATCTTGGAATCAGTGTGGGGCTGGCCTGTAATATGCGCCATAATTTTTGTTACCAGTCGTCGTTTCACCATGCGCGTATTTCGGATGAAATATTGTATGACAAGCTGGCGGACTTTTATGGCAGATCAAACTATATCTCAGTGCTGGGCGGTGAACTTACAGTTATAGAGGGGATGAAAGAATATCTGAGATATTTGCGGAGCAGGAATGACAGAGCAATCATCAGCATTGTGACGAACGGCAGCCGGTTCGACGAAGAATGGCTGCGACTGTGTATTGACCACAGAATCAGTGTCAATTTCTCCCTCGATGCCAGTTCGGAAGAGGCATATGGAAAGCTGATGGCTTCCGGCAGCAATCCTTATAAGAGTGTGAAAGCAAATTATGACAGGGCGTTACAGGCATATCATGAGGAGGGATTTTTACTGAATTGTATCTCGATGGTCGTGACAGACGACAGCGTGGACGATATGATTCCTTTCGTAAAAGGCGCGGTGAGCGACGGGGTGAACTGCCAGATACTCTTTACGAACAATGCCTGTGTAGAGACAACCGACAGGGTGAGGGAAGCGGTATACCGGGCTGTCAAACTGAAGAAGTTCTGTGAAGACTATATTGACATACGGGTGCTGAATCTGAGCGATGACTACACGGTCAACAGCCTGTTTAATATGGCTGATCTGGCTGTAAGTCCGTTACTGGAACAAGAAAAGCAGGAGTTTTTGTCGGAAATCGAACCGAAACGAAAGCAGCGTGCCTATGACGAATGGAGCTATTTTGGCGTCAACGATGCACTGTCAATGTGCACATTGCCGTGGAACGGAATTTATGTGATGCATAATGGTGATGTCATGCCCTGTTGCTGTATGAGTCATTACATATGCGGAAACCTGTATCAGCAGAGTATGGAGGAGATCCTGGACTCCGAATATTTCCATAAAATCAGGGAGGCTGTTGAAAAACAGGATTATTCCTATTGCTGGTCAAGATGCAGACTGACGATGCGGCCGGCCAATCTGTGTATTGCCGGAGGGTTCTGGGAAGATGCACAGAAATTATTTGAGTGCGGAAATTATGCAGGGTATGTAGACTGGGCGGAGAGTCTGTCCGCACCGGATCGGTTAGATGCGAAGATGACTTACTGGCTGGCATTTGCCTGCCATATGCAGAATTATCTGGAAAAGGCTGTTTCGTATTATACGAGCGCGCTGGAGAAAGGGTTTGATCCTTTTTGGGTAAAGTACAACCGGGCTGATGTTTATCTGAGATTGGGGGGGGTATTTCTCGATCAGGCCAGAGAAGACATCCGGGCGGCCTATGCGCTGAATCCGCAGCATGAAGGGATTCAGGAGATGTATGAAACATGGATAGAATGA
- a CDS encoding UbiA prenyltransferase family protein gives MDRMIIRSGMKQYLKLMRVSHYIKNSIIFIPLVFSGNLFHRELSAISVYGFFIFCFLSSVIYIMNDLSDVERDRQHPTKRSRPIASGAISERRAVIVAVMLITLAALGQMILLSNQKVPLISGMLLLFYFLLNLFYSRGGKNVAILDIVILAMGYMIRVFYGACIIEVKVSVWLYLTVLTGSFYLGLGKRRNEITRLKSGSTRAVLKCYTYDFLDKCMYLCIALAVNFYALWSIQTDHKGMIWTVPLVIIMIMKYSLQIEKKESEGNPVDVMIHDKVMCGLGVFYTAAVVAIIYFGGT, from the coding sequence ATGGATAGAATGATAATAAGGAGCGGTATGAAACAATATCTGAAATTAATGCGTGTCAGCCATTATATCAAAAACAGTATAATTTTTATCCCGCTTGTTTTCTCGGGGAATTTATTTCACAGAGAGCTGTCGGCAATCAGTGTGTATGGATTTTTCATATTCTGTTTCCTCTCTTCCGTGATCTATATCATGAATGATTTGAGTGATGTGGAAAGGGACCGTCAGCATCCAACGAAACGAAGCAGACCGATCGCCAGTGGAGCCATAAGTGAGAGGCGTGCGGTGATTGTGGCAGTGATGCTGATTACACTGGCAGCTTTGGGACAAATGATTTTGCTTAGTAATCAAAAGGTTCCGCTGATCAGCGGTATGTTGCTGCTGTTTTATTTTCTGCTCAACCTGTTTTACAGTAGGGGGGGGAAAAACGTAGCGATACTTGATATTGTAATTCTGGCAATGGGATATATGATCCGGGTCTTTTATGGGGCCTGTATCATTGAAGTAAAAGTCTCCGTATGGTTGTACCTGACAGTGCTTACAGGCAGCTTTTATTTGGGTCTGGGAAAGAGGAGGAATGAGATTACCCGGTTAAAGAGCGGGAGCACGAGGGCAGTTTTGAAATGTTATACCTATGATTTTCTGGATAAATGTATGTATCTGTGTATTGCGCTGGCGGTAAATTTTTATGCGTTATGGTCGATTCAGACAGATCATAAAGGCATGATCTGGACGGTGCCGCTGGTGATCATTATGATCATGAAATACAGCCTGCAGATTGAAAAGAAAGAATCTGAAGGCAATCCGGTTGACGTTATGATCCATGATAAGGTGATGTGCGGACTTGGCGTTTTTTACACAGCCGCAGTTGTGGCGATCATTTATTTTGGCGGTACATAG
- a CDS encoding acyltransferase, which produces MVKIKKSNRNNYIDELRGIAAIGIVAIHTAFWSGSYYTPLWFQSLTLLLDVPFFFFLSGWASSHHVGNIYQTIRGLGRIWLKWVFFIIVWAGVCIPIGGGITNIREFASTVIFNVTFQTFPVAAGSMWFMPYYMIVLVLNQFLLFLTGRLAENKDRALLSYTGFLFLLIVLQNLGSRFVLVIDASLLFYSFFWSAGVAYERLETKITRKGLIAGMCLIVVGIILSARILDMPVSPMQDNKFPPNLTYLLASFIVILIALFMKKDHRKQVSLLVHIGRNAIWYFFAQGVGSSLLYPVLNYINIEWWPPKWLVCFLINLLITTVIAELLRVVYGVIQTMCEKLQKKLKWERGMAYEVKDQ; this is translated from the coding sequence ATGGTAAAAATTAAGAAAAGTAACAGAAACAATTATATCGACGAGCTCAGAGGAATTGCTGCCATCGGCATTGTTGCGATTCATACGGCATTCTGGTCGGGGTCCTACTATACGCCATTATGGTTTCAATCGCTGACATTGTTGCTGGATGTTCCCTTTTTCTTCTTTCTTTCCGGGTGGGCATCAAGTCATCATGTGGGAAATATCTATCAGACAATACGTGGGCTGGGACGAATATGGCTGAAATGGGTATTTTTTATTATCGTTTGGGCCGGTGTATGTATTCCAATCGGGGGGGGTATTACGAATATCCGGGAATTTGCATCTACGGTGATATTTAATGTTACTTTTCAAACCTTTCCCGTTGCGGCAGGCTCTATGTGGTTTATGCCTTACTATATGATCGTACTTGTCTTGAATCAGTTCCTGCTTTTTCTGACAGGCAGACTGGCCGAGAATAAAGACCGGGCGCTTCTCAGTTATACAGGTTTCTTATTCTTATTGATCGTATTGCAAAACTTAGGCAGCCGATTTGTTTTGGTGATTGATGCCTCTCTTCTTTTTTACAGTTTTTTCTGGTCGGCAGGTGTAGCTTATGAGAGACTGGAAACAAAAATTACGCGGAAAGGATTAATAGCGGGAATGTGCCTGATCGTTGTCGGAATTATACTGAGTGCCCGTATTTTAGACATGCCGGTCAGTCCGATGCAGGATAACAAGTTCCCGCCAAACCTTACATACCTGCTGGCTTCTTTCATCGTGATTCTTATTGCATTGTTTATGAAGAAGGATCACCGAAAACAGGTTTCTTTGCTGGTGCACATCGGGAGAAATGCAATCTGGTATTTTTTTGCACAGGGTGTTGGCAGTTCGCTGCTATATCCGGTTTTAAATTATATCAACATAGAATGGTGGCCACCCAAATGGCTGGTCTGTTTTCTCATAAACCTCCTGATTACAACAGTCATCGCGGAGTTGCTGCGGGTTGTTTACGGTGTGATTCAGACAATGTGTGAGAAGTTACAGAAAAAGCTGAAATGGGAAAGGGGAATGGCATATGAGGTCAAAGATCAGTGA